The uncultured Desulfuromonas sp. genome has a segment encoding these proteins:
- a CDS encoding ATP-binding protein — protein MLSTAKSRLTLIVALALAVAMAAGAGVACLVRSTDWSANVRLLTIVVCFSAIITLFTLAFRLALNVHRRTLLMLVENFRNMSIDHLSIPADFSTSCVELGILRDEYNAMLERLESAVQRVRQFSGDASHELRTPLTILRGETEVTLHWAKTPEEFRAALQSNMEEIDRMGRILEDLLTLAKSESGELPLSIRQLSLSDLVQELYIQGRTLAEGKEITVSLHHGADSEVSIRGDDLRLRQLFLNLLSNAIRYTPEGGRVDIDISRHDDSVTVAVVDSGIGIAPEHLPHIFERFYRTDEARNRAHGGTGLGLAIVKWITEAHDGTIHVTSTVNEGSRFEVCLPLAGPTVIEETKDKP, from the coding sequence TTGCTAAGCACGGCTAAAAGTCGTCTTACTCTGATCGTCGCGCTGGCACTGGCGGTGGCTATGGCCGCCGGTGCCGGTGTTGCCTGTCTGGTACGTTCTACCGACTGGTCCGCCAACGTCCGTCTGCTGACCATTGTCGTCTGCTTCTCGGCGATTATCACTCTCTTCACTCTGGCCTTCCGCCTCGCCCTTAATGTCCACCGTCGCACCTTGCTGATGCTGGTCGAAAACTTCCGCAACATGTCCATTGACCATCTGTCGATACCGGCTGATTTTTCAACATCCTGTGTCGAACTGGGCATTTTACGTGATGAGTACAACGCCATGCTCGAACGCCTGGAAAGTGCGGTACAACGGGTTCGCCAGTTTTCCGGAGACGCGTCCCACGAGTTACGGACACCGCTCACCATCCTGCGCGGTGAAACGGAAGTCACCCTGCACTGGGCCAAAACACCGGAAGAATTTCGTGCCGCCCTGCAATCCAACATGGAAGAGATCGACCGCATGGGCCGTATCCTCGAAGACTTGCTCACCCTGGCAAAGAGCGAATCGGGTGAACTGCCCCTGTCCATCCGCCAACTGAGCCTGAGTGATCTGGTGCAGGAGCTTTACATCCAGGGCAGAACCCTGGCGGAAGGCAAAGAGATTACCGTCTCGCTACACCATGGTGCCGATTCGGAAGTCTCTATTCGCGGCGATGATTTACGTCTGCGCCAGTTGTTTCTCAACCTGCTGAGCAACGCCATCCGTTACACCCCCGAAGGTGGTCGGGTGGACATAGATATTTCTCGGCATGATGATAGCGTCACCGTCGCGGTTGTCGATAGTGGTATCGGCATCGCTCCAGAGCACTTGCCCCATATCTTTGAGCGCTTTTACCGCACGGATGAAGCACGCAACCGGGCTCATGGCGGCACCGGACTGGGCCTGGCCATCGTCAAATGGATCACGGAAGCCCACGACGGCACCATTCATGTCACCTCAACGGTCAACGAGGGCAGCCGCTTTGAAGTGTGCCTGCCCCTTGCCGGACCGACCGTTATCGAGGAAACGAAGGACAAACCCTGA
- a CDS encoding response regulator transcription factor has product MDPVKIIIAEDNPKDFEFLEHLLSEHLQQSFQISRASNGEDALKMALDCEQPLVISDIQMPEMNGIDFAKSLWDQKPQARIIFWSQFKDEMYVRSLLRIVPPETVYGYILKSNTKERIAGAVVTVLIDEQCWIDPEVRKVQGRTGHSQTALSDIEFEALIDISLGLTDNLIAQRRYLSRRGVQSRLNSLYNKLSIDQEQFQAEKVGEAFNPRNRAVSVAIHRGLINSFELEHEEKELQKWLVQFKQRHKIHD; this is encoded by the coding sequence ATGGATCCCGTAAAAATCATTATCGCTGAAGACAATCCCAAGGATTTCGAGTTCCTTGAGCACCTGCTGTCGGAACACCTCCAGCAGTCGTTCCAGATCTCCCGTGCCAGCAACGGTGAAGATGCCTTAAAAATGGCCCTGGACTGCGAGCAGCCCTTGGTGATCAGCGACATTCAAATGCCCGAGATGAACGGCATTGATTTTGCCAAATCGTTATGGGACCAGAAACCGCAGGCGCGGATTATTTTCTGGAGCCAGTTTAAGGACGAGATGTATGTCCGCTCGCTGCTGCGCATTGTTCCACCGGAAACGGTGTACGGCTATATCCTCAAATCGAACACCAAAGAACGGATTGCCGGAGCGGTGGTCACGGTTCTCATCGATGAGCAATGCTGGATCGACCCTGAAGTTCGCAAGGTTCAGGGCCGCACCGGTCACAGCCAGACCGCGCTGTCCGACATCGAATTTGAAGCGTTGATTGACATTTCGCTGGGCTTGACCGACAACCTCATCGCCCAGCGGCGTTATCTGTCACGTCGTGGTGTACAAAGTCGTCTCAATTCGCTGTACAACAAACTGAGTATCGACCAGGAACAATTCCAGGCCGAGAAAGTCGGCGAAGCCTTTAACCCGCGGAACCGGGCGGTATCCGTCGCCATACACCGCGGTTTGATCAACTCCTTTGAACTGGAACACGAGGAAAAGGAACTGCAGAAATGGTTGGTGCAGTTCAAGCAACGCCATAAAATTCACGACTGA
- a CDS encoding ATP-binding protein yields the protein MRIKLKHQILMAPAAVLLIMSLLLVFLQYTYWDLSVERRQAANLGKVFISLAEADLAAKRIHALSTSLRRNFILNAPKLEEMDQLYEHLSSAIDRTLLYLEVPKETVTVLNQAVADLDPADGIDTERFIEALSILRPQLITLIETARSQRGKLNNLKNEYMDELVARTALVSLIVLSAAIVLGILLSLFFSRRILRRIQRISTGASSLARGERDLVSAPETISDELDDLTVSLFNMADKLVRVVGAEKLLEGGEEERRRIARDLHDQTLSDLSSVLRDIQELKNGTCAEVAGRLEMELQSAINNLRAVMDDLHPQTLDVLGLNAALQSHIETHRNSHNGKQMESHYYATEAAEDLTLPKAQQLHLYRIVVEAVHNVYKHSGATRYEVNFDFCNDQVVLSVEDNGNGFTPSQDMLGRGLHNIQERARTIGATVSWKPSRFSSGTRFELTMPVAQSSQHNDKAA from the coding sequence ATGCGCATAAAACTTAAACACCAGATACTGATGGCACCGGCAGCGGTTTTGCTGATTATGAGCCTGCTGTTGGTCTTTCTTCAATACACCTACTGGGATCTGTCTGTCGAGCGTCGCCAGGCAGCCAACCTGGGCAAGGTGTTTATTTCGCTGGCGGAAGCGGACCTGGCGGCGAAACGAATTCACGCCCTGTCCACCTCGTTGCGCCGCAACTTCATCCTCAATGCCCCCAAGCTTGAGGAGATGGATCAACTCTACGAGCACCTTTCCAGCGCCATTGACCGCACCCTGCTCTATCTGGAAGTTCCCAAGGAAACGGTCACGGTTCTCAATCAGGCCGTGGCCGACCTTGATCCGGCGGACGGCATTGACACCGAACGCTTTATTGAAGCCCTGTCGATTCTGCGTCCGCAGTTAATCACTCTGATTGAAACCGCCCGCAGTCAGCGCGGCAAACTGAACAACCTCAAAAACGAATATATGGACGAGCTGGTTGCCCGCACCGCTTTGGTGTCATTAATTGTTCTCAGTGCCGCCATCGTCCTGGGAATTCTGCTGTCACTGTTTTTTTCCCGGCGCATTCTGCGGCGCATTCAACGTATTTCCACCGGTGCCAGCAGTCTGGCCCGTGGCGAACGCGACCTGGTCAGTGCCCCGGAGACCATCAGCGATGAACTGGACGACCTGACCGTCTCCTTGTTCAACATGGCCGATAAGCTGGTCCGGGTCGTTGGGGCGGAAAAACTTCTTGAGGGTGGCGAAGAGGAACGCCGGCGTATTGCCCGCGATCTGCATGACCAGACCTTATCCGACCTCTCTTCCGTCCTGCGCGACATTCAGGAGTTGAAAAACGGCACCTGCGCTGAAGTGGCCGGCAGACTGGAGATGGAACTGCAAAGCGCCATCAATAATTTACGCGCCGTCATGGACGATCTGCATCCACAAACCTTGGATGTTCTCGGTCTGAATGCCGCCCTGCAATCGCACATCGAAACCCATCGTAACAGCCACAACGGCAAACAGATGGAAAGCCACTATTATGCCACCGAAGCGGCGGAAGACCTGACCCTGCCCAAGGCGCAACAACTTCACCTGTACCGGATCGTTGTTGAAGCCGTGCACAATGTCTATAAACATTCCGGAGCCACCCGTTATGAAGTGAATTTTGACTTCTGCAACGACCAGGTCGTGTTATCGGTCGAGGACAACGGTAACGGCTTCACCCCCAGCCAGGACATGCTTGGCCGGGGATTGCACAATATTCAGGAGCGCGCCAGAACGATTGGCGCCACGGTCTCCTGGAAACCGTCACGCTTCTCAAGCGGCACCCGTTTTGAACTGACCATGCCGGTTGCGCAAAGCTCTCAACACAATGACAAGGCGGCATAA
- a CDS encoding DegQ family serine endoprotease, with translation MKRLTCVFMTLAGLLVIPLLCWGSTPDFVKLTKELKPAVVNISTSKTADAHSSMLNQFDSRHRDFFEEFFENFFQGREMPQHKQKSLGSGFIISSDGYILTNDHVVDDADEITVQLAGGKTYPATVKGIDEKLDLALLKIDSDATLPTVTLGNSERLEIGEWVMAIGNPFGLEQTVTVGIVSAKGRVIGAGPYDNFIQTDASINPGNSGGPLFNTRGEVVGINTAIVAGGQGIGFAIPINAAKNILPQLKETGHVTRGWLGVTIQHVSDELADSFGLDTAEGALISSVAANSPAEQAGLQRGDIILRLNDKKIISMTDLPRLVAEIPVGETADVTVFREGKEKTFEVEVGKMNDGDAPVKITSRTNALGLTVMENSPELRRRLNIQAKQGVVITAVEANSPAAEAGLRPGDVIIEFNNQEIASAQEFKATLDKAASKAIQRLLIQRGKGLFFIAIKMED, from the coding sequence ATGAAGCGTTTAACCTGCGTCTTTATGACTTTGGCTGGTTTACTTGTCATTCCCCTGCTGTGCTGGGGGAGCACGCCTGACTTTGTCAAGCTGACCAAGGAGCTTAAACCCGCGGTTGTCAACATCAGCACGTCAAAAACCGCCGATGCCCACAGTTCCATGCTCAATCAGTTCGATTCGCGCCATCGTGATTTTTTTGAAGAATTTTTTGAAAACTTCTTCCAGGGCCGGGAGATGCCGCAGCACAAACAAAAATCTCTTGGCTCCGGATTCATCATCTCGTCGGACGGCTACATCCTGACCAACGACCACGTGGTTGATGATGCCGACGAGATCACCGTACAGCTGGCCGGAGGTAAAACCTACCCGGCAACGGTGAAGGGCATTGACGAGAAACTGGATCTGGCCCTGTTGAAAATCGATAGCGACGCAACCCTGCCGACGGTCACGCTTGGCAACAGTGAGCGCCTCGAAATCGGCGAATGGGTCATGGCCATCGGCAATCCGTTTGGTCTTGAGCAAACCGTGACCGTTGGTATTGTCTCGGCCAAAGGACGCGTCATCGGTGCCGGGCCCTACGACAATTTCATCCAAACCGACGCCTCGATCAATCCCGGCAATTCGGGCGGACCGCTGTTCAATACCCGCGGTGAGGTGGTGGGGATTAACACCGCAATCGTTGCCGGCGGCCAGGGAATCGGTTTCGCCATTCCCATTAATGCCGCAAAAAACATCCTGCCTCAACTCAAGGAAACCGGCCACGTCACACGGGGCTGGCTGGGCGTCACTATTCAGCATGTCTCTGATGAACTGGCCGATTCCTTTGGTCTCGATACCGCTGAAGGCGCGCTGATTTCATCCGTCGCAGCCAACTCTCCGGCAGAACAGGCCGGTCTGCAACGCGGTGACATTATCCTGCGCCTCAACGACAAAAAAATTATTTCCATGACCGATCTGCCGCGTCTGGTCGCGGAGATTCCGGTTGGAGAAACCGCTGATGTCACTGTTTTTCGCGAGGGCAAGGAAAAGACCTTTGAAGTTGAAGTCGGCAAAATGAACGACGGTGACGCTCCGGTGAAAATCACCAGCCGCACCAACGCGCTGGGTCTGACAGTCATGGAGAATTCACCTGAACTGCGTCGCCGGTTGAATATCCAGGCCAAACAGGGCGTGGTCATCACCGCTGTCGAGGCCAACAGCCCTGCCGCGGAAGCGGGTCTGCGTCCCGGTGATGTGATCATCGAGTTCAACAATCAGGAAATCGCGTCAGCGCAGGAGTTCAAAGCAACTCTCGACAAGGCAGCCTCCAAAGCCATCCAACGGCTGCTGATTCAACGCGGCAAAGGATTGTTTTTTATCGCGATTAAAATGGAAGATTAG